The proteins below come from a single Beutenbergia cavernae DSM 12333 genomic window:
- a CDS encoding helix-turn-helix domain-containing protein, with protein MTTTASAAPAVGDLLRTWRQRRRRSQLDLAGAADVSTRHLSFIETGRSTPSRDMIQRLCDELDVPLRERNEVYLAAGFAPVHRRRPLAELGPVLEAVDAVLAGHEPNPAVAVDARWDMLGANRAMERFLADIPPPLAEPPVNMLRVTLHPDGLVARLRNGRQWRAHALRRVRRQLERTADPQLAALLAELTAYPVPDGEDAPGGVGDVVAPMRLATDAGDLSLLYTVTVFGSPRDVTVDEVAIETFFPADAATRAALTALAASDG; from the coding sequence ATGACGACGACGGCGAGCGCGGCCCCGGCGGTCGGCGACCTCCTGCGCACCTGGCGGCAGCGACGCCGGCGGTCCCAGCTGGACCTGGCCGGCGCCGCGGACGTGTCGACGCGGCACCTCAGCTTCATCGAGACCGGCCGCTCGACGCCGAGCCGGGACATGATCCAGCGCTTGTGCGACGAGCTCGACGTCCCGCTGCGCGAGCGCAACGAGGTGTACCTCGCGGCAGGTTTCGCGCCGGTGCACCGCCGTCGTCCGCTCGCCGAGCTCGGGCCCGTCCTCGAGGCGGTGGACGCGGTGCTGGCGGGCCACGAACCGAACCCGGCTGTCGCCGTCGACGCCCGATGGGACATGCTCGGCGCCAACCGCGCCATGGAGCGTTTTCTCGCGGACATCCCGCCCCCGCTGGCCGAGCCGCCGGTCAACATGCTGCGCGTGACGCTCCATCCGGACGGTCTCGTGGCGCGCCTGCGGAACGGGCGGCAGTGGCGGGCGCACGCGCTCCGGCGCGTCCGGCGCCAGCTCGAGCGGACGGCGGACCCCCAGCTCGCGGCGCTGCTCGCCGAGCTCACCGCGTACCCGGTGCCGGACGGCGAGGACGCACCGGGCGGCGTGGGCGACGTCGTCGCTCCGATGCGCCTCGCGACCGACGCCGGTGACCTCTCCCTGCTGTACACGGTCACCGTGTTCGGCTCGCCCCGGGACGTCACCGTCGACGAGGTGGCGATCGAGACGTTCTTCCCGGCCGACGCCGCCACGCGCGCGGCGCTGACCGCGCTCGCCGCCTCCGACGGCTAG